One segment of Xanthomonas oryzae pv. oryzae DNA contains the following:
- a CDS encoding protein phosphatase CheZ: MNATVESDAERAALIERLQGALDALESGDQVAWRREVDHLAALRTRPMMQSLSRLARELGQALGELPTVPEEAGELDDACSRLDHVVEMTEKASHRTLDLVEECRELANQLREGGLNQDQGALLEKMRHNLTELSLAQSYQDLSGQIIRRVAGIVRRVHEGFGALGLPPKNIEPKKDDGGLAGPAIKGLDRHAVSQDDADDLLSGLGL, translated from the coding sequence ATGAACGCGACCGTGGAAAGCGATGCCGAACGTGCCGCGTTGATCGAGCGCCTGCAAGGCGCACTGGATGCACTGGAAAGCGGTGACCAGGTCGCCTGGCGTCGCGAGGTGGATCATCTCGCCGCCCTGCGCACGCGCCCGATGATGCAGAGCCTGAGCCGGCTCGCCCGCGAACTCGGCCAGGCGTTGGGCGAACTGCCCACCGTGCCCGAAGAAGCCGGCGAACTGGACGATGCCTGTTCGCGCCTGGACCATGTGGTGGAAATGACCGAAAAGGCCAGCCACCGCACGCTGGATCTGGTCGAAGAATGCCGCGAGCTGGCCAACCAGCTGCGCGAAGGCGGGCTCAACCAGGACCAGGGCGCGCTGCTGGAAAAAATGCGCCACAACCTCACCGAGCTGTCGCTGGCGCAGAGCTACCAGGACCTCAGCGGCCAGATCATCCGTCGCGTGGCCGGTATCGTGCGACGCGTGCATGAAGGCTTCGGTGCGCTCGGCCTGCCGCCGAAGAACATCGAACCGAAGAAAGACGACGGCGGTCTTGCCGGTCCTGCAATCAAGGGCCTGGACCGTCACGCGGTGTCGCAGGACGACGCCGACGACCTGCTGTCCGGATTGGGGCTGTAA
- a CDS encoding chemotaxis protein CheA, whose translation MSAVPDDIAADFIVEAQEILDRLGEQLVSLEQAPDEADQLNAVFRGFHTLKGGAGFLAIKPMVELCHAAEETLGMARSGQAVLQAHHFDAAQQSLDYLQAMLDAMSSGEAVPHAPATLIAQFDAKSGPPAVKATPQAAAAKPAAAAHGDDAHAPAPKAAGKAAAKAGAEAEQTVRVDTKRLDAIVNLIGELVLSRNRLKTLRTRLRDEELDRAVSTLDIATARLQTAVMRTRMQPVSKVFARFPKVARDVARTLSKEVELELIGAETELDRNLVEALADPLVHLVRNAIDHGIESPALREATGKPRSGHVRLSAQQEGDYVSIEIQDDGAGIDPERLREIARNKGLIDAEAAARLSTDECLHLIFMPGFSTKVEVTDISGRGVGMDVVQSRIRELSGQIQIQSELGRGSRFMIRVPLTLAILPTLLVQAGEAVYALPLARVVEVLHAPQTSLGWFDGRAVLDRRSHTLPLIDLRRWLGVPAEQPPLLTVVLLQAGETRFGLVVDQVRGREEVVIKPLPRALRGLPGYAGATLIGDGRMALILDVDGLRSSDH comes from the coding sequence ATGAGTGCTGTTCCAGACGATATTGCTGCCGATTTCATCGTCGAGGCCCAGGAAATCCTGGATCGCCTCGGCGAACAGCTGGTCTCGCTGGAACAGGCGCCAGACGAAGCCGACCAGCTCAACGCGGTGTTCCGCGGCTTCCACACGCTCAAGGGCGGCGCCGGCTTTCTGGCGATCAAGCCGATGGTGGAGCTGTGCCACGCCGCGGAAGAAACCCTGGGCATGGCGCGCTCGGGCCAGGCGGTGTTGCAGGCGCATCACTTCGATGCCGCGCAGCAGTCGCTGGATTATCTGCAGGCCATGCTGGATGCGATGAGCTCCGGCGAGGCCGTGCCGCATGCGCCGGCCACGCTGATCGCCCAGTTCGATGCCAAGAGTGGCCCGCCGGCGGTCAAGGCCACGCCGCAGGCAGCGGCGGCCAAACCGGCGGCTGCCGCACATGGCGACGATGCGCATGCCCCCGCCCCCAAGGCGGCCGGCAAGGCCGCAGCCAAGGCCGGCGCCGAAGCCGAACAGACCGTGCGCGTGGATACCAAGCGCCTGGACGCCATCGTCAACCTGATCGGCGAACTGGTGCTTTCGCGCAACCGCTTGAAGACCTTGCGCACCCGCCTGCGCGACGAAGAACTGGACCGCGCAGTCAGCACGCTGGACATCGCCACCGCACGCCTGCAGACCGCGGTCATGCGCACCCGCATGCAACCGGTGAGCAAGGTATTCGCCCGCTTCCCCAAGGTGGCCCGCGATGTGGCGCGTACCTTGTCCAAGGAAGTGGAGCTGGAACTGATCGGCGCCGAAACGGAACTGGATCGCAACCTGGTCGAAGCCCTGGCAGACCCGTTGGTGCACCTGGTGCGCAACGCCATCGACCACGGCATCGAATCGCCAGCGCTGCGCGAAGCCACCGGCAAACCGCGTAGCGGCCATGTGCGTCTGTCGGCGCAGCAGGAAGGCGACTACGTCAGTATCGAAATCCAGGACGACGGCGCCGGCATCGACCCGGAGCGCCTGCGCGAAATCGCCCGCAACAAGGGCTTGATCGACGCCGAAGCCGCCGCGCGCCTGAGCACCGACGAGTGCTTGCACCTGATCTTCATGCCGGGCTTTTCGACCAAGGTGGAAGTCACCGACATTTCCGGCCGCGGCGTCGGCATGGACGTGGTGCAATCGCGCATCCGCGAACTCAGCGGGCAGATCCAGATCCAGTCCGAACTGGGCCGCGGCAGCCGCTTCATGATCCGCGTACCGCTGACCCTGGCGATTCTGCCGACCCTGCTGGTGCAGGCCGGCGAAGCGGTCTACGCATTGCCGCTGGCCCGCGTGGTGGAAGTGCTGCATGCACCGCAGACCTCGCTGGGCTGGTTCGACGGCCGCGCCGTGCTCGACCGCCGCTCGCATACCCTGCCCCTGATCGACCTGCGCCGCTGGCTGGGCGTACCGGCCGAACAACCGCCGCTGCTCACCGTGGTGCTGCTGCAGGCCGGCGAAACCCGCTTCGGCCTGGTGGTGGACCAGGTGCGCGGCCGCGAGGAAGTGGTGATCAAACCCCTGCCACGCGCCCTGCGCGGCCTACCCGGCTACGCCGGCGCCACCCTGATCGGCGACGGCCGCATGGCACTGATCCTGGATGTGGATGGATTGCGCTCCAGCGATCATTGA
- a CDS encoding RNA polymerase sigma factor FliA: MNTTAAAQYRAVQRNNADNVVTQHADLVRRIAHHLAARLPASVEVDDLIQAGMIGLIEASRSYDSEQGASFETYASIRIRGSMIDEIRRGDWVPRSVHRRARDAAAAVRKIEQNTGRAAAAAEVAAAMEMPLPDYLRLMEDAARGQVLSLESRIEDHGELDTTAKGGPNPQQMMERSEFGRELGKAIGQLPEREQLVLSLYYEQELNLKEIGAVLGVSESRVCQIHGQAVVRLRGRLKVFELADAGVEIDE, encoded by the coding sequence ATGAACACCACCGCCGCAGCGCAGTACCGTGCCGTCCAGCGCAACAACGCCGACAACGTGGTAACCCAGCACGCCGACCTGGTTCGCCGCATCGCCCACCACCTGGCCGCGCGTCTGCCGGCCAGCGTGGAAGTGGACGATCTGATCCAGGCTGGCATGATCGGCCTGATCGAGGCTTCGCGCAGCTATGACTCCGAACAGGGCGCCTCGTTCGAAACCTACGCCTCGATCCGTATCCGCGGTTCGATGATCGACGAAATCCGCCGCGGCGACTGGGTGCCGCGCTCGGTGCACCGCCGCGCCCGCGATGCCGCTGCCGCTGTGCGCAAGATCGAACAGAACACCGGCCGCGCCGCTGCCGCCGCCGAAGTGGCCGCCGCAATGGAAATGCCGCTGCCCGATTACCTGCGTCTGATGGAAGACGCCGCACGCGGCCAGGTGCTGAGCCTGGAATCGCGCATCGAAGATCACGGCGAGCTGGACACCACCGCCAAGGGTGGCCCCAACCCGCAGCAGATGATGGAACGTAGCGAATTCGGCCGCGAACTGGGCAAGGCCATCGGCCAATTGCCCGAGCGCGAGCAGCTGGTGCTGTCGCTGTACTACGAACAGGAATTGAATCTGAAAGAAATCGGCGCCGTGCTCGGTGTCAGCGAATCGCGCGTCTGCCAGATCCACGGCCAGGCGGTGGTGCGTTTGCGGGGCCGCCTCAAAGTCTTCGAACTGGCCGATGCCGGTGTCGAAATTGACGAATAA
- a CDS encoding SEL1-like repeat protein has translation MLIRKPLAKLGDKTAQMLVGSIYAYGSGGIPKSDADAIYWFHRLGSFGPVVVEEGVDPAAPYELAIAKVYAHGTEGVNADPAESLKWLKLAAKGGSKEAADMLTQSSH, from the coding sequence GTGCTAATCAGGAAGCCGCTTGCGAAGCTTGGCGATAAAACCGCTCAGATGCTTGTTGGTTCAATCTATGCGTATGGGAGCGGTGGTATTCCGAAAAGCGATGCGGACGCGATTTACTGGTTTCATCGACTTGGGTCTTTCGGGCCGGTCGTTGTTGAGGAAGGCGTCGATCCCGCAGCCCCTTACGAGCTTGCCATTGCAAAGGTTTATGCTCATGGTACGGAGGGGGTAAACGCAGACCCTGCTGAAAGCCTCAAGTGGCTGAAACTGGCCGCCAAAGGCGGCAGTAAGGAAGCTGCTGACATGCTCACTCAGTCGTCGCACTGA
- a CDS encoding IS701-like element ISXo15 family transposase: protein MLNRTLEVRFEQYGEVVAAALSHADRKQPAHWYLKGLLLPGGRKSVEPMAARVHPQNVRSAHQSMHHLVADADWSDQALLAAVAAQVLPTLSRKSAACHWIVDDTGFSKKGVHSVGVARQYCGRLGKTDNCQVAVSLSIANEHGSLPVGYRLYLPEQWAQDTVRRKKAGVPDQVVFQTKTALAMDQIDSALATGIAAGVVLADAAYGTETHWRDQLSERGLLYMVGVRSNTKVWWGSHQPAPMPPASPKGSRPRTRPMRDSAHAPISVHEVAQSLPARTYRQISWRQGSDATLSSRFAAVRVRAAHNRQAHDEQWLLIEWPPGESEPRHYWFSTLPKQTPVKTLVATAQGRWRIERDYQELKSELGLHHYEGRNWRGFHHHASLCIAAYGFLMRERLRSKKKSVAFKMPAVSKSVRPRRSGPNATSPSQLDCHAGLRTG from the coding sequence GTGTTGAATAGGACACTGGAAGTGCGTTTTGAACAGTACGGGGAAGTAGTTGCTGCCGCCCTGTCCCATGCGGATCGCAAACAGCCCGCACACTGGTACCTGAAGGGGTTGCTACTGCCTGGAGGGCGCAAGAGCGTGGAGCCCATGGCCGCGCGGGTGCACCCGCAGAACGTGCGCTCAGCCCATCAATCGATGCACCATCTGGTGGCCGATGCCGACTGGAGCGATCAAGCGCTGCTGGCGGCGGTGGCGGCACAGGTGCTGCCGACCCTGAGCAGGAAGAGCGCAGCGTGTCACTGGATCGTGGACGACACGGGATTTTCAAAGAAGGGGGTGCATTCGGTCGGTGTTGCACGCCAGTACTGCGGCCGCCTTGGCAAGACGGACAATTGCCAGGTTGCCGTGAGTTTGTCGATCGCCAACGAACACGGCAGCCTGCCAGTGGGCTATCGGCTGTATCTTCCCGAGCAGTGGGCTCAGGATACTGTGCGGCGCAAGAAGGCAGGCGTTCCGGATCAGGTCGTGTTTCAGACCAAGACAGCGCTGGCCATGGATCAGATCGACAGCGCGCTGGCGACAGGGATTGCGGCAGGCGTCGTGCTAGCCGATGCGGCCTACGGCACCGAGACCCACTGGCGAGATCAGCTCAGCGAACGCGGCCTGCTGTACATGGTTGGCGTCCGCAGCAACACGAAGGTCTGGTGGGGATCGCACCAACCTGCGCCCATGCCGCCAGCCAGCCCTAAGGGCAGTCGGCCCCGCACACGACCGATGCGCGATAGCGCACATGCGCCGATCTCGGTACATGAAGTCGCGCAGAGCTTGCCCGCAAGGACGTATCGGCAGATCAGCTGGCGCCAGGGCAGCGACGCAACGCTCAGTTCGCGGTTCGCGGCGGTGCGGGTTCGTGCCGCACACAATCGCCAGGCACATGACGAGCAGTGGCTGCTGATCGAGTGGCCGCCGGGAGAGTCCGAGCCCCGCCACTACTGGTTCTCGACGCTACCAAAGCAAACGCCGGTCAAGACACTGGTTGCCACGGCACAAGGCCGATGGCGGATTGAACGCGATTATCAGGAGCTGAAGTCGGAGTTGGGCCTGCATCACTATGAAGGGCGCAACTGGCGTGGTTTTCACCATCACGCCAGTCTGTGCATCGCCGCATACGGGTTCTTGATGCGCGAGCGCCTGCGCAGTAAAAAAAAGTCCGTCGCATTCAAGATGCCTGCAGTATCCAAAAGCGTCCGCCCGCGCCGGTCTGGCCCCAATGCAACGTCACCATCCCAACTCGATTGCCACGCTGGCCTTCGGACTGGCTAG
- a CDS encoding IS1595-like element ISXo2 family transposase: protein MGINLVQFQPGLSLSEFMDRYGTEAKCYRALYRWRWPKGFRCPQCDGRARSRFRRDDQVYYQCRACRHQTTLRAGTLLQSSKLSLRLWMQAMYLLTSSKTNLAALELKRHLGVTYKAAWRMKHKIMQAMTEREEPRKLKGFVQIDDAYLGGERSGGKRGRGSENKQPFVIAVQVDHTHEHPVFAVIEPVKAFDNASLEDWIARRLEPECEVYSDGLACFRRLEEAGHAHTTLDTGGGRAATDVQGARWLNVVLGNVKRAISGTYHAVGQAKYARRYLAEAAYRFNRRFDLKQMLPRLATALLRCTPCPERVLRMASNFHG from the coding sequence ATGGGCATCAATCTCGTGCAGTTTCAGCCAGGCTTGTCGCTGAGCGAGTTCATGGATCGCTACGGAACCGAAGCCAAGTGTTACCGGGCGTTGTATCGGTGGCGCTGGCCGAAGGGATTTCGCTGCCCGCAGTGCGACGGTCGCGCGCGCTCGCGCTTTCGACGCGATGATCAGGTGTACTACCAATGCCGGGCGTGCCGGCATCAAACCACCTTGCGTGCCGGCACGCTGTTGCAATCGAGCAAGCTGTCTTTGCGCCTGTGGATGCAGGCGATGTACCTGTTGACCTCCAGCAAGACCAACCTGGCAGCACTGGAGTTGAAGCGGCATCTTGGGGTGACCTACAAGGCGGCCTGGCGCATGAAGCACAAGATCATGCAGGCGATGACCGAGCGCGAAGAACCGCGAAAACTCAAGGGATTCGTGCAGATCGATGACGCGTATCTGGGCGGTGAGCGCAGCGGCGGCAAGCGCGGACGAGGTTCGGAGAACAAACAGCCGTTCGTGATCGCGGTGCAAGTGGACCACACCCACGAACACCCCGTCTTTGCGGTGATCGAGCCGGTGAAGGCCTTTGACAACGCCTCGCTGGAGGACTGGATCGCGCGCCGTCTGGAGCCGGAGTGTGAGGTCTATAGCGACGGCCTGGCATGCTTTCGCCGTCTGGAGGAGGCCGGGCATGCCCACACCACGCTCGATACCGGTGGCGGTCGTGCTGCAACCGACGTCCAGGGAGCACGTTGGTTGAATGTGGTGCTGGGCAATGTCAAACGCGCCATCAGCGGGACCTACCATGCGGTGGGCCAGGCCAAGTATGCAAGGCGCTACCTGGCCGAGGCGGCCTATCGCTTCAACCGCCGATTCGACCTGAAACAGATGCTGCCGCGGCTGGCGACGGCACTGCTGCGCTGCACACCTTGCCCAGAGCGCGTTTTGCGTATGGCAAGCAACTTCCATGGCTGA
- a CDS encoding DUF3828 domain-containing protein yields MEMKIKVLKYFKFHLIFIFYICFYPLAFSEDNGPEQLIIKIYHDYAWVAVIGDQWKGEGISSQKLPVLQKYFDYRLAALLEKDNECNSRGGRTCNLDFDPIFASQDPAVYDLRVGNLKNNESIDVEFKYPENHERILVKYVVVNSGSGWRVKDICYQHKSCLSTILSVNSTVLLNTNPLVR; encoded by the coding sequence TTGGAAATGAAAATTAAAGTCCTTAAATATTTTAAATTTCATTTAATTTTCATTTTTTACATTTGTTTTTACCCTTTAGCTTTTTCCGAAGATAACGGCCCGGAGCAATTAATTATAAAGATTTATCACGATTATGCATGGGTGGCAGTGATTGGAGATCAGTGGAAGGGGGAAGGTATTTCCTCCCAAAAGCTTCCTGTATTGCAAAAATACTTCGATTATCGATTGGCGGCGCTCCTTGAAAAGGATAATGAGTGTAATTCAAGAGGGGGCCGAACATGCAATCTTGACTTCGACCCCATCTTTGCGTCGCAAGATCCAGCTGTCTATGACTTAAGGGTCGGTAATCTGAAGAATAACGAAAGTATTGATGTTGAATTTAAATACCCAGAAAATCATGAAAGAATTTTAGTTAAATATGTTGTTGTAAATTCGGGATCTGGCTGGAGGGTAAAAGACATATGCTATCAACACAAATCTTGCCTATCTACCATTCTTTCGGTTAATTCTACTGTGTTACTAAATACGAATCCGTTGGTACGGTGA
- a CDS encoding RHS repeat domain-containing protein, translating to MGFERKKSAQPPTMFLGVVEHKGRQSRRRAKGWRVYGKGRVTSDGTRIAPEAGVGLYQAMGASYSVDTNSPPPEPNKPPVTDGCGCDGAGAGATAGDPIDLYTGEFSYDETDAVVRGLVPISISRSYRPNDTISRDFGIGTAASFHYTMYSATTDYNQLQLVLPNGAAIPFDRLSGSGLAGRWAQSGSISGYAGATIEQGTASGHGYLLTLRDGSKMYFNQYSPNRLEWTTDRFGNRVDYVYDAGLVSRIVSANGRYLDIDYDSDNRISTIADPLGNTWSYVYDSYGYLSSLTRADGSMRKFTYKRRAATNTLPLQVRLESIYDGKNQRVLLNGFESANGSWTGRVVKQTQADGGVLMIDYAHVDGSTTGVLVTKPDGSARRVVFDQVSHYPLTDTQAYGTALAQTTTYERSAGGQITARIDALGRRTEYRYDSAGRTTQIKAMAGTTQVRTTTLSYTVEGDLATIVDPLNRKTSFGYTQRCLTSVTNPLGKVSKATCNAAGQRLSMADPLGHTTTLTWTGEDLTQVSDALGRNLRFRYDALGRMIASADAQGNLSRREYDPLSRVVKSIDPLGNVVETGFDANGNVTAILLPHGNGVTYTYDTRDRRVSRTDALDQVERWVYDTMDRVVRYTDRRTRVTTYAYDTLGRLTTTTLPGMGGTLAASYDSGNRMVALADSLSGTLSWTYDSFDELTQANGPQGMVGYTYDAVGRRTGMQADTQAQVLYSYDVGDRLTGISQGSESVSFAYDNANRLTSQTLPNQVQTVYTYNNANQMTGLAWGKAGQTALGSLGYGYDSIGQLVAQTGTHAPQALPPSSSGNVFDDNNRQTQASTVALSYDANGNLLSDGSRTYVWDDRDRLSQIQQGGTTIASFSYDALGRRISRSEAGTTTNYLYDGQNVVQETQGSTVNPILTGLGIDQRYARNDTGGRTYFLTDMLGSTRLLTDAGGSAVQRYEYDPYGATSQSSTAYTNPYQYTGREKDINGLYYYRARYYRPDLGGFISEDPIQLAGGVNQYMYVNGNPIINVDPFGLRVDLIKMIDYMNAHANRKSKGQCAKYVRQGLEAGGADTSGHPIAAADYGLTLEKNDFSPIDPSAAPESGDITVFPAIPGHPYGHIEAYDGSSYVSDFSQSNFYPSPAYEGSGPVTYRLNPGSSL from the coding sequence GTGGGCTTCGAGCGCAAAAAGTCGGCGCAACCGCCAACGATGTTCCTGGGGGTAGTGGAACATAAAGGACGCCAGTCACGACGGCGAGCAAAGGGCTGGCGGGTCTATGGCAAGGGACGGGTCACGTCCGATGGCACCCGCATCGCGCCGGAAGCCGGAGTGGGCCTATACCAGGCGATGGGAGCAAGTTACAGCGTCGACACCAATTCGCCGCCGCCCGAACCCAACAAGCCGCCGGTCACGGACGGATGCGGTTGCGATGGGGCGGGGGCAGGGGCCACAGCGGGCGATCCCATCGACTTATATACGGGAGAGTTTTCCTACGATGAGACCGACGCAGTCGTTCGCGGGCTGGTACCCATCTCGATATCCCGTTCCTATCGGCCAAACGACACCATCAGTCGCGATTTCGGCATCGGCACCGCCGCCAGCTTCCATTACACCATGTATTCGGCGACGACCGACTACAACCAACTGCAACTGGTGCTTCCCAACGGCGCAGCGATCCCATTCGATCGCCTTTCTGGAAGCGGGCTGGCTGGTCGCTGGGCACAGTCCGGTTCCATTTCCGGCTATGCCGGCGCCACCATCGAGCAGGGCACGGCCTCAGGGCACGGCTACTTGCTCACGCTACGCGACGGCAGCAAGATGTATTTCAACCAGTACTCGCCAAACCGCTTGGAATGGACCACCGATCGGTTTGGCAATCGGGTTGACTATGTCTACGACGCGGGACTGGTGTCGCGCATCGTCTCTGCAAATGGACGTTATCTGGACATTGACTACGACAGCGACAATCGGATCAGCACGATCGCTGATCCATTGGGCAATACGTGGTCCTATGTCTACGACAGCTACGGCTATCTATCCAGCCTGACCCGCGCCGACGGCAGCATGCGCAAGTTCACCTACAAACGCCGCGCCGCCACGAATACGCTACCGCTGCAGGTGCGGCTCGAGTCCATCTACGATGGCAAAAACCAGCGTGTATTGCTGAATGGATTCGAGAGCGCCAACGGTAGCTGGACTGGCCGGGTGGTCAAACAGACCCAGGCCGACGGCGGCGTGCTGATGATCGACTACGCGCACGTGGACGGCAGCACGACAGGTGTGCTTGTGACCAAGCCGGATGGCAGCGCGCGGCGGGTGGTGTTCGATCAGGTCAGCCATTACCCACTGACCGACACCCAGGCGTATGGCACGGCGTTGGCGCAGACCACGACCTATGAGCGCAGCGCGGGCGGGCAGATCACGGCCCGTATCGACGCGCTGGGACGACGCACCGAGTACCGTTACGACAGTGCCGGACGTACGACGCAGATCAAAGCAATGGCCGGTACGACACAGGTACGTACGACCACGTTGTCCTATACCGTCGAGGGCGACCTCGCCACGATCGTCGATCCGCTGAACCGCAAGACCAGCTTCGGCTACACGCAGCGTTGCCTGACCTCGGTCACCAATCCGCTTGGCAAGGTGAGCAAGGCCACCTGTAATGCCGCAGGCCAACGCCTGAGCATGGCAGACCCGCTGGGCCACACTACCACCTTGACGTGGACCGGCGAAGACCTCACCCAGGTCAGTGACGCGTTGGGCCGGAACCTGAGGTTCCGCTATGACGCACTGGGCCGGATGATCGCCTCGGCAGACGCGCAGGGCAACCTCTCGCGACGCGAGTACGATCCGTTGAGCCGCGTGGTGAAATCGATCGACCCACTGGGCAATGTAGTGGAGACCGGCTTCGATGCGAACGGCAATGTCACTGCAATCCTGCTGCCGCACGGCAACGGCGTGACGTATACATATGACACGCGCGACCGGCGCGTCTCGCGGACCGACGCACTGGATCAGGTGGAGCGCTGGGTCTACGACACGATGGACCGCGTGGTGCGCTATACCGACCGGCGCACGCGCGTCACCACCTATGCCTACGACACGCTGGGCCGGCTGACCACGACCACGCTGCCGGGCATGGGCGGCACGTTGGCTGCCAGCTACGACAGCGGCAACCGGATGGTGGCGCTGGCCGACAGTCTTTCCGGCACATTGAGCTGGACTTACGATTCCTTCGACGAGCTCACCCAGGCCAACGGCCCGCAGGGCATGGTCGGCTACACCTATGATGCGGTGGGTCGTCGCACCGGCATGCAGGCCGACACGCAGGCGCAGGTGCTTTACAGCTACGACGTAGGCGACCGCCTGACCGGCATCAGCCAGGGCAGCGAGTCGGTCAGCTTCGCCTACGACAACGCCAATCGACTCACTAGCCAGACGCTGCCCAATCAGGTACAGACCGTCTACACCTACAACAACGCCAACCAGATGACCGGCCTTGCGTGGGGCAAGGCGGGGCAGACGGCGTTGGGCAGCCTGGGCTATGGCTACGACAGCATCGGCCAGTTGGTGGCGCAGACCGGTACGCATGCGCCGCAAGCCTTGCCGCCCTCCAGCAGTGGCAATGTCTTCGACGACAATAATCGGCAGACGCAGGCGAGCACTGTCGCGCTGAGCTACGATGCCAACGGCAACCTGCTCAGTGATGGCAGCCGCACCTATGTCTGGGACGACCGCGACCGACTGAGCCAGATCCAGCAGGGCGGCACCACGATTGCCAGTTTCAGTTACGACGCGCTGGGCCGTCGCATCTCAAGGAGCGAGGCCGGCACGACCACCAATTATTTGTACGACGGACAGAATGTGGTGCAGGAAACGCAGGGCAGCACGGTCAATCCGATCCTGACCGGCCTGGGCATCGATCAACGTTACGCCCGCAACGACACCGGCGGGCGGACGTACTTCCTGACCGATATGCTGGGCAGCACGCGGTTGCTGACGGATGCGGGCGGTAGCGCTGTGCAGCGGTATGAGTATGATCCGTATGGGGCAACCAGTCAGAGCAGCACGGCGTATACGAATCCGTACCAGTACACGGGGCGGGAGAAGGATATAAACGGCTTGTACTACTACCGTGCGAGATACTATCGGCCGGATTTGGGTGGTTTTATAAGCGAGGACCCGATCCAATTGGCTGGAGGAGTCAATCAATATATGTATGTTAATGGAAATCCAATAATTAACGTTGATCCATTTGGGCTTCGGGTAGATCTGATAAAGATGATTGACTATATGAATGCTCACGCTAACCGTAAATCTAAGGGGCAGTGTGCGAAATACGTGCGCCAAGGTCTTGAGGCTGGCGGTGCGGATACAAGCGGTCACCCGATAGCTGCAGCTGACTATGGCTTGACCCTCGAAAAAAATGATTTCTCGCCGATAGATCCGTCAGCCGCGCCTGAGTCTGGAGATATAACGGTTTTTCCTGCAATTCCGGGACACCCGTACGGGCACATTGAAGCATACGACGGCTCGTCTTATGTGTCCGATTTTTCTCAGTCGAATTTTTATCCGTCACCCGCTTATGAAGGTTCCGGTCCTGTTACTTACAGGCTTAATCCAGGGTCTTCATTGTAA
- the cheY gene encoding chemotaxis response regulator CheY: MNKNMRILIVDDFSTMRRIVKNLLGDLGFTNTAEAEDGNSALAALRAGPFDFVVTDWNMPGMTGIDLLRNIRADAKLKHLPVMMVTAEAKREQIIEAAQCGVNGYIIKPFTAQTLEEKLGKVFERLAATA; the protein is encoded by the coding sequence GTGAACAAGAACATGCGGATCCTGATCGTGGACGACTTCTCGACGATGCGACGTATCGTCAAGAATCTGCTGGGCGATCTCGGCTTCACCAATACCGCAGAGGCCGAAGACGGCAACAGCGCCTTGGCGGCGTTGCGTGCTGGCCCGTTCGATTTCGTGGTCACCGACTGGAACATGCCCGGCATGACCGGCATCGACCTGCTGCGCAACATCCGCGCCGACGCCAAGCTCAAGCACCTGCCGGTGATGATGGTGACCGCCGAAGCCAAGCGCGAGCAGATCATCGAAGCGGCCCAGTGCGGCGTGAACGGCTACATCATCAAGCCGTTCACCGCGCAGACGCTGGAAGAAAAGCTGGGCAAGGTGTTCGAACGTCTGGCGGCGACCGCCTGA